The sequence below is a genomic window from Corythoichthys intestinalis isolate RoL2023-P3 chromosome 17, ASM3026506v1, whole genome shotgun sequence.
CACTTCAAGAGCTGGTCAGGAGATGTGGTGGCCGTTATCATGTGTTCAACAATAAGAAAATTTGTAAAAGACGTCAGGTGGTGCACCTGATTAAGATGATCGACAACATAGTGGCAAGCAACGGGGGCAAACACTTCAGTGATGAGATGTTTGAAGCGGCGGAAAAAGAGATCACGACCCTGAATCTTGACAGAAATGTTTCAAAAGGGAAGCCTCACAACTTCGTGTTCATGAGGGAACTGTTCGAGAGAATCGTTGAGTTTCAACACATACTCGCTCAAACATTGTCCCAGGCACCAAGCAATCTCAGATCAGGCAAGGCAGTCACAAACCCCCTTGCTCCTACACACAGAAAACTTTCAGTTTAATGTAGCTGTGTGAGCCGTTTCTAAACATATACCATGATAAAAATATAGCACGGTGTAACCCTCAATCTCTACCATTTGAAAGGCTGGTTTAGAATTCCCTTGCAAATACTGTGAAAttcctgtaattttttttctccgctTATTAATTTGTCAGTGTTGAGTAGGGAGGGAGCGCCGTCATGCGATTGCACTGATTCAGCTGCGACTCTGTGTTGAAATGACAAGCTGCCTCAGTCGCAAGCTAAGGAGTTTGGGAGTTTGAAGTAATGATGATCAATGTTTGCGCAGTTAGCCAATTTCTTCGTTGATGCATGAACTATTTACACATGCTTGTAATACATACTGCCTGTTTGTgtaatgaaaaaacaacaaaacattgtaaTGTGAAGAAGTATCCATATGTTGATGAGTGCTGTAGCCTTCATTTATGATGAATACAATTTTTATCAACACATATTCAATGTTTGTGCATATTCACACTCTCTATCCATGGGCGTAGTATTGTATAGGGACATAAtccgtgttgtcacagattacttgaaaaaagtaatttaattacagaTTATTGATTATGCCtcgaaaaagtaatctagttagtaCTTCACTGATTACTTAATTattaaagtaactaagttactttaaaagtaaattaGGTGGGAGCGACGACAAAGCATTAGATTATACATAGAccattctattgattataatttgatgtagatgaggaaaattattaaggatttccttatttgtaaaacggattctaaaacacaagatgctttcaatattgcTGATTTTAACAGAAGGGGCAATGCGCTATGTAAAGaacgtagctgcttattcagctgcACTAGCCCTACATAAAAATACGAGttttattctcgtactattaaTTCGACATTTATTCTCGTATTAATAGtccgatttttttcccccaccccataccagtgtttttcaaccggtgtgctgtgagagatcgtcaggtgtgccgcgagaaattatctaatgtcacatttatatatggcgggaaacactcaggtgacttgaagtcacgctctgagacccccaatttggccaactttcaaaattgtccaatatgcatgtgtgatacatcattggaaagcttaaaatctcaattttctgggggaagaacatttttgaacaggagggcattttaaaaaaaacaacacaatttttaaacagtgaaaccctatctggaggtgagagcacgcgagagcagaattaaagacgccatgactttaacgtgatattatcacgtacttactttgtttcgatccaaaaactctatgtagaatgtatcactgaatgtcaagacatagctgtgaatggccacagctggattttggggagattttatgtgtgaaacatggtaatataacaagggtcgcgaaatcgcagacatcaaggagtggtcgagatgttctttttcatatatttaccctttaaaacatttattttcaaattttcttcgtttggatcgtttatttatcatctaacatatcggagaaaatgcgacagtaaccaaaaaaataataaaattaagcaatagttatgaggtagatatacgtgacttttttacagacaccatttttttcattgtgatataatttgtttaaaagtttaaaatacgcgagtgaacaattttgtaatgtcgtttttttttttaaacgaaatattagaactcaatgattctaagctataaatgacagacattttgaataataaatataattaattacctccgttttatggctgggttgaaacaaaagtgtttgcgcgacgtctgtaaagggtttccagggtaaaacggacaaattaaaaatagtttgggggcttaatgcaccatgaatctgctatggcggcatatagacatattgttctatcaaacacaacagttgttttggcttaatatacagcagtttcttttaaagaagagtgcaagagcagaaactgctttttcagtcttgtctgtgttttccgccatatataaatattGTTATGTCTGTAACTGTGCGGGCTCTTGAAGGGgccatcagactgcagagtggtgacgtagcgggaaaCAAGCAAGGAGGGAGGGAGAACGGTGTGACAGCGCagttagcggtcgcatgttgcagatgccgctgttattttgtttattattttccattgttgccacaataaagtgggaaagtcatcacCATCTCCTCTCCTTTTCTAtttccccattcggggctattacaatttttttttttacgtcgtcggccggagttgcagtaggagggtaggaaggagtaggtagaaagttctcggtcgtgtgcagatgagcgcagtattgctcatgtcgcgttcaaaaactgctcagatttctagccatcaacgaccttgctgtctgcgacaatgtggaccccagcacgtctattgcacattatttggttagactcgtcatgtgtcAATACCTGTATACTCAAAAGTGtcctattttatccatatgtgatgaccgtcaatcctccccctgtaacacattgtcaaggacagcaaaatggctgacggctagaaatccgagcagttcttgaacgcgacacgagcagctctcCTAAACGTCAACTCCAAACTAAACACCCGTCACTTCAAAACtactcgatggactattttgttcgcctttgtgaaaacagagaaacaggcaacttttttgataaaaACTACGAAGGTAAATAAGAAaggcctcaaagccagttaccttgttgctaaatccaaaaagtcccacagacagagacattaatactacctgcctgcaaagcaattgtctgcgagatgctcagccctgatgtggttaaagacattgctcaagtgcccctgtctgataattccgagctttttcaagcctaactgctattaaaaaataaaaacagagaaagactgagagctgttgaagaataaggatatcaacttttcatctaaacaggctcgtttcacactgagtaagtatacatactgagaaattattttataattaaatatactggacagaaaataaatttggaacattttaggtttgtggtgtgccgcgagattttttccaatgtaaaaacgtgccgtgagtcaaaaaaggttgaaaacactgccatagacttaataatgtattgccgataaatagggggcctgcattgttggtgaggccgtcaaagctgaccgagtgaaatcacaaagagcttttttcgttgaaaattctaagacgaaaattataagacgaccccctctttttcaagactcaagtttgaaaaaaagacttttgaacaccaaaataatttttatacagaaaataattacagtacatctgtaacatgattataacaatatatttgagagaaaaagcatggttttttttgcctcattcaaatcttaatatctgaacatttaaatatgtaaaccaaagtgcaatcacattcgtaaatgaatggcttctggtttttgaaatgtaaataaaccaatctgtcTTGATtagacaacaaaattgcaataaccatcaaagtgaagtctaactaactgtagtcttgaaacaaatctgaataaagaaaaaattgcaataaaataatgcaaactgtttaaacttgagagtagctaaaTCTGTCATGGCAGaacttcgcttcaatgatatctggccccatctagcgttgtgaatgggtataaggtctagaccacgaatataagacaacccccactttttcagtcttatttcaatgcaaaaacactgTTTTATATACGGGGCAATAcggtattttacgtaaatatgctagtctgttagtgaatgtagctagcggccgccttatgtaaacagagcttttccgttaaaaattcttgtgaataaatgcttaaatccctgaattctttatagatatggacataaaatggtctcgattctcggttaaagacaaaaaaaacatgcagttaacatttattttacataaatatgtcgaagtacgatgccaatgcagtagcggctaatttctcctcttgatttttttcacaacatttcaaaatgcatgcatggtacgaaaaatataacaattaccttgaatcctcgaacaatcactcctgagacaatccttcccgtTTGTagatttttcaacagaaatccggcattagatcgcTGTGTGCATGTGCTTGTGAATAGcttctcttgatgtgggcggcctgctacttgaatgcgaggcacAGTGCATAGGCAATAAATTCAGAAGTCTTTGCTATGAGAATACAAGTCGTTTTATCACATAGGGCTAATGTATCCAAATAAGCAGCTACTTACTTTACATAGCACGTTGCCGCCTCGAAAATCGAAAGTCGGAATCACGTAagacgggtacgtcgtaacctgggactacctgtatatattttttcatcattAATCAAATTTTTTGGGGTATACAAATTTACATATTGTAGCTGTGCAAGGGGAAACACAGAACAGTgttgttcttttttaatttggggggggggggggtatacaTTTCTTGCCATGTTTCTGAATTTGTGTTGGCACACTAGTGCGTTTCCACAAAGGCATTCCAGTTGTTATCAGTTGTtgtcaggcttttttttttgtttttttttttttttttggacagtgtGACTTCATTCTTTGGCAATGACAAAAGAGAAAGACACTTTGTGATCAGGTCAAGGAGCACATTACATTTCCCTGAATTACTGTAAAACTTAACTGGAAAATTAAGTTTttcacatttatagtttttttttttttttgtaccctgAAACCAGACAACcaaattaatatattttaatctgcctacagtgccctccataattattggatttataataattatgtgttttttttagcttctaataatttttttcccttctaaataatatgggaccttaatggaaaaaaagagaaaaatccaaccttcaatacaggtgcatttattcagtggggaaaaaatcccacataaagaaataattatttgacatcaaataatgtgtgtcacaattattagcacccctggtgttaatactttgtacaaccccgttttgccaacaaaacagcacctaatcttctcctataatgtttcacaagatgggaaaagacagaaagagggatcttcagccattcctctttgcagaatctctctaaatcatccagagacctgcgtCCTCCCCTCtgtagctcaccccacaggttttcaatggggttgaggtctggggactgagatggccatgggaggagccacccccatacttcactgtgggtatgaggtgctgtctacacgccaacaagctgtttgggaggcatgcacggagaaaacctttcctcactcacaatcataaacgcgaacgtctggagttcgccaagcggtattggggcttcaaccgggaccgtgtgctttggtcagatgagaccaagattgagctttttggcaaaaaaacactctaagtgggtctggcgtgccacgaaagatgcgcatgctgaaaagcacctcatacccactgtgaagtatgggggtgggtcagtgatgctgtggggctgtttcgcttccaaaagccctgggaaccttgttagggtgcatggcatcatgaatgattTGAAATacaaggacattttaaatcaaaatctgttgccctctgcccgaaagctgaagatgggtggtcactgggtctttcagcaagtcaAGTCAAACATAGGGCCAAAtccacacagaaatggttcaccagacacaaaatcaagcttctcccatcgccatctcagtccccagacctcaaccccattgtaaacctgtggggtgagctgaagaggagagtacagaggagaggacccaggtctctggacaaTTTAgacagattctgcaaagaggaatggctgaagatccctttcTGTCTTtttccatcttgtgaaacattataggagaagattaggtgctgttttgttggcaaaagggggttataCAAAGGATTAACACTAggagtgctaataattgtgacacacattattt
It includes:
- the LOC130905537 gene encoding GTPase IMAP family member 7-like; this encodes KCIQVTSPGPRAFLLVLQVGRFTEEEQNCIQALQKLFGPEASRHMIVLFTRGDELGGATIQEHVSSGHPTLQELVRRCGGRYHVFNNKKICKRRQVVHLIKMIDNIVASNGGKHFSDEMFEAAEKEITTLNLDRNVSKGKPHNFVFMRELFERIVEFQHILAQTLSQAPSNLRSGKAVTNPLAPTHRKLSV